One segment of Cololabis saira isolate AMF1-May2022 chromosome 9, fColSai1.1, whole genome shotgun sequence DNA contains the following:
- the LOC133450837 gene encoding nuclear factor 7, brain-like, whose protein sequence is MEEVCKKHRGTTPLFCRDEQRAVCPVCEFSLHQNHKVVPVEEAVGELKELLKSDLKSLQDKRNKYKRVEETYKDVVQHSKKQLLSTEKQIRAEFNKLQQFLKEEEESRLAALREEEEQKGRRISGERKKIQEQISSLSDSISAVEEELQKDNMSFLSRYKPTRDRAREQSSVSDPRLLSGALVDEAKHLGNLAFRVWEKMGDQVHFSPVVLDPNTAHPCLHLSADLTSVKRGDTWQQLPHNPERNVKYANVFGSKGLTSGKLSWEVQVGDYPDWEVGLVKDSVDRTGEILSPSPKYGFWCLRHYDGKYTNGDGEIVTMKTSLRRIRVQLDYDGGTVSFYNAEDMKDICTHKYTFTEKLFPYFCVVESGDAKTSEIRICQTKNRLT, encoded by the coding sequence atggaGGAGGTTTGTAAGAAACACCGAGGAACAACTCCACTGTTCTGTAGAGACGAACAGAGAGCTGTGTGTCCTGTCTGTGAGTTTTCTCTGCACCAGAACCACAAAGTGGTTCCTGTAGAAGAAGCAGTCGgtgagctgaaggagctgctgaaatCTGACTTAAAGTCTCTGCAGGACAAGAGGAACAAATACAAACGAGTGGAGGAAACATATAAAGATGTGGTTCAACACTCCAAGAAGCAGCTGCTGTCCACAGAGAAGCAGATCAGAGCAGAGTTCAacaaactccagcagttcctgaaggaggaagaggagtccagATTGGCAGCtctgagggaggaagaggagcagaagGGGAGGAGAATCAGCGGGGAGAGGAAGAAGATCCAGGAGCAGATCTCCTCTCTGTCAGACAGCATCTCTGCTGTTGAAGAAgagctgcagaaagacaacATGTCGTTCCTCAGCAGGTACAAACCCACTCGGGACAGAGCCAGAGAGCAGAGCTCAGTGTCAGATCCACGGCTGCTCTCAGGAGCTCTGGTAGACGAGGCCAAACACCTGGGAAACCTGGCCTTCAGAGTCTGGGAGAAGATGGGGGACCAGGTCCACTTCAGCCCGGTGGTTCTGGACCCAAACACTGCACACCCCTGTCTCCATCTGTCTGCTGATCTGACCAGTGTGAAACGTGGAGATACATGGCAGCAGCTTCCTCATAATCCAGAGAGAAATGTCAAGTATGCCAATGTTTTTGGTTCCAAGGGTTTGACCTCAGGGAAACTCAGCTGGGAGGTGCAGGTGGGAGATTATCCTGACTGGGAGGTTGGTTTGGTTAAAGACTCAGTTGACAGGACGGGAGAGATACTCTCTCCTTCACCTAAGTATGGATTCTGGTGTTTACGGCATTATGATGGAAAATACACCAATGGTGATGGTGAGATCGTCACGATGAAGACGAGTCTCCGGAGGATCAGAGTCCAGCTGGACTATGACGGGGGGACGGTTTCCTTCTACAACGCTGAAGACATGAAAGACATCTGCACTCACAAATACACTTTCACTGAGAAACTCTTCCCTTATTTCTGTGTTGTAGAATCTGGTGATGCAAAAACTTCTGAGATCAGAATCTGTCAGACAAAGAATAGATTAACCTGA